In Oncorhynchus nerka isolate Pitt River linkage group LG21, Oner_Uvic_2.0, whole genome shotgun sequence, the genomic window ctccttctccggcCGTGCCCGCCCCCTCGACATCCTCCTCCAGTCAAAGTGCACCAAGCCGGCAGAATGTCACGCATGTGGGAGGGGCCACACCAGGTTCTTTGCCTCCTAACCTGGACGACCTGAAGGTCAGTAAAAGCCGTTGCATTTATCAAGAGTTGACTGTGTTGACAAAACCAACTGTGTGTCtaaacatttcacattctgacaCCTTCTTTTGTCCTCCAGGTGGCTGAACTGAAGCATGAGCTCAAACTGCGGAGCTTGCCTGTATCAGGCACCAAGAATGACCTCATCGAGCGGTTGAGGAACTACCAGGCTCAGCAGAACAGTCGGGGTGGTGGTAGTGCAACAACTACAACAgcagggggtgccacagggtcaGGGGCCGGAGCTTCCAAAACCAAccacccaacacaacaacaacaaaaacaactactaaaacagcagcaacaacaactttCCCAACACCAGGCCTTGTCGTCTGTGGTCCACCAATCAGGAGATGCAGGTGTGGTAACCTTGGCAACCTTCCCGTTCATGACCACTGCTCCACAGCAGATCATGCACTTTGGCAGCACTAGCTCCTCCCCGCCAGCCTCTCCTGCCCCCTCGGACCGCTCGCTAGCTGGGATGAGTCCAGACGAGACGAGCTGTAATGGAGACTCATTTGGGGAGATGGTAGGTCTCCTTTCTATATCAGATGTGTccttgctttttttttttttaatatgttTTTATAGTGCCCAGATATCAGGTTGTATGGTTTGAATCTTGAGACTACTTTTCTCTTTCCAAATAGGTAAGCTCTCCCCTCACCCAGCTaagcctccatccctccccacagCACCGTGGCACTATCAAAGAGGAGTTGAGTGGCTCGGCCCCAACAGCCTGCCTGTTCTCCATGGCTGCTCTGCAGAAACGCCTGCAAGTAGCACCCCCGTCTGTGAACAAGGACCAGATGCTGCAGGAGAAGGACAAGCAGATCGAGGCGCTGACATGCATGCTAAGACAGAAACAGCGGCTGGTGGAGACCCTGCGCGTCCAGCTGGAACAAGGCAAGAGAGGGAGCCGGGACGCCCCCCCAGAACCCCTGGGCCTTGTCAGGGTGAAGGAAGAGCCCCCAGACATCCCCAGCATCCCCTCCACATTTTGCCCCATTGCCCGCTCCCCGACTCCTTCCCAGTGCCACATGGAGGTCACCAAGATGACCATCAAGCAGGAGGTCGGGGATGTGGAAGAGGCCGTGGAGCCGTCCTTGGAAGCCCCACCTCAGCAGGTGCAGCTGGAGAAGATCCAGGCACAGCAGCTGGAGCAGCTGAAGGTGCAGCAGACGCAGCAGATCAACGCGCTGCAGCTGGCACAGCAGCAGGCCCTGCAGCAGCTGCTCCTACAGCAGAACCAGCAGAATCTGCAGAAACACCGCTCACAGCAGAGGAAGAAGAAGTCCCACAAGCAACAGCTCAAGCAGCAGCAACAGCTACTGTCCCAACAACAACAGCAGATACAATCAAAGAATCAACAGCTGTTACAGTCAAAGCATCAACAACAGCAGATATTGCAggcacaacaacaaccacagcagctgAAGTCACAACAGGTCAGTGGCATTCAAAACAGCTCAACGGCTTGTCACAACAAGAGCTGCAGACAGTGACAGCAAAACAATTGTGATCCCAGTCAAAATAGTCAGTGTGTCACCTTGTGTTAGTCTCTCACTGACTAATGCCTTTGGACTCTTCCAGGTGTCTCAGATGTTCCTCAATCAGCAGTCGCGCTCCACCACTTCCTTCCCCTTGGATCTCCTCAAGACACACTCCACACCTACCCTGGTGACAGACAGCAACGGCAACCATTTCCTCATCGCACTAACCAATCACTGTGCCGAGAGCCAAGGGAGTGATATGCCACAAGGCACTCCACAGGGCAAAGCATCCAATCGCATCATACTGCAGGTAAACATTTAAAtccctctttcactcaaaccTAATGTTTTTGTTTAGGGACTCCTTGTGCTGCTTACTTTTCTTCTCACGCTATTTCTCTCCTTGGTCTAACCAGAGACTGCAGTCAACTCCCACCAAGCTGCCCAGCCAATCCCCTCTTCAGTTGTCCAGCAGTGATGCCCAATCAAAACCGAAAACTCAACCAGGCCTCGTGAAACAGCCAACCAGAAAGGTAAGGGAAAGTTTCTAAAAGCCTGATATGTAGGATGTCCATTGAACAGCGGTCAACTGACTGGCGTGTTGCTAATGTCCCATTAAGTGAGAGAGTCATTCAGAAATGCCTCGGTGACTCAAATAATCGGCTGTGTTATGTGAATTAATGATGTAAACCCTGTAATATGCTGACAGAATCCTTGATGTATATATATAAGCGCTGATAACTAATGCAATATAATAGTGATTATTATTCTGGTAATTGCTGTAATGATATTCCTCATCTTTGTGATTTATGTTTTCAGCTCAGAATGAAGATTTCAGCTCATTTGCATCTCAGCTAATTAAGATTTATCTCCCATTTTGCTTAGGGACAGAAGGCGGGGCTGCAGATGTCAACCAATCACTCCCCAGgggtcgctctctccctctctgccccgcCCAATCTCCAGCCTTTCTTCCCCAATGATGACTCCTCCCCTTCTGAAAAagacacctccccctctcctccagctcAAACGGTAATTGTGAACTTGTTAAAACTTGTACTGTAATTGCGGTTCTTTAAAGGGACAAGTTAATAGTATACATTTTTAAGACATGAGAACATTGTTCTATTTCCATCAGGAGGATTTGAGTCCAGGTCTTGACCATGAACCCCTGTTcagccctccttctcccaaacAGACGCCCTCCCCTAACCCACCGGATGACAAGGTAACCCACAccgcctggttgtctctgtgtttctatGTTTGTGTCTGAGGTCTCATTATGGACAACCATGCCAAGGCTCTTCTGTATTCACCTCTCAACTCAGTGGCTGTGTCAGGACTTACTCTTCTCCCTGTGTCTTGCTCCCAGGATAATGGATCCACCCAGCATATGGACGACCTCTTCGACATCCTGATTCAGACAGGAGGTGAGTGTTGAATGGCGATAGAAGAAGAGCTCCTCCTGGTTTCCTGATTCAATATTTGTCTCCTACTGGTTGacatttcttctctctcctcctctcccagaaATCTCAGCCACCTTCAAACCAGCACCCGACCCTTCCCTGGCGCGACTGCGCCCCAACACCCCTTCCCCTTCCCACTCTCaggccccctcccctctccagctGCAACTCCACTTCTCGCCCTCCACCCCTCCCGAACCCGAGACACACCAGCCAGAccaaggggaggaggaggagctgcagGCGCCGGCCACCGATGATCAGGACGTAAGCAACACAGGAAGTGGACGTCTGGAGGACTTCTTGGAGAGCACCACGGGCAAACCCCTCCTGGGGGTGGAGCCTGGTGGGCCCCTGACCCTGATTGACGACCTTCACAATCAAATGCTAAGCACCCCCAGCATCCTGGACCACACATCCTCGCCCATGGACACCTATGAGCTGTCGGGCTACACAGCCAACCCCCCTGGCCTGGACTTCGGAGACCATGCCCTGGACAGCATGGATTGGCTGGATATCACCATGGGAGGGGCGAGCAACGAGATTGCAGGGCTCGCCCCACTGGGTCCCCTGGGCCCCCACACTCCCCCCAGCGTCTTCTCAGCAGACTTTCTGGACAGTTCAGACCTGCAGCTACACTGGGACTCCTGCTTATAGCCCTGGACAGTCTTAGTGTCATCCACACGGATGGATGCGGATGTTACGTGGTcaaactctttctctcttttctcaacGTACGGTACAACGACTCAACAACACACGGGCTCTACTGCACtctgaactcagtccctcttacTGAATAACACTGATGGATTTCTTATGTGCAA contains:
- the LOC115104261 gene encoding myocardin-related transcription factor A-like isoform X7; protein product: MPPLKSPAAFHEQRRSLERARTEDYLKRKIRSRPERSELVRMHILEDHVPDGCWLANPLCAVCSETSVEPSLQAKQLQLKRARLADDLNDKISHRPGPMELIHKNILPVHSSIKQAIIETDFPKVAGEISSFDEDSSDTLSPEQPIGQESPLGHGPLPSPPDVLACNSTPTQFLTQVPPPPPPLPPFYGPQPVKLSNGTAVLRTGPVLIKSQPKPTTERPPQRSKKPKDNKPKVRKLKYHQYIPPDQKADHEPPPQLDSTYAKILQQQQLFLQLQILNQQQQHYNYHTILPAPPKPLTDQPPPTNGPSPSPAVPAPSTSSSSQSAPSRQNVTHVGGATPGSLPPNLDDLKVAELKHELKLRSLPVSGTKNDLIERLRNYQAQQNSRGGGSATTTTAGGATGSGAGASKTNHPTQQQQKQLLKQQQQQLSQHQALSSVVHQSGDAGVVTLATFPFMTTAPQQIMHFGSTSSSPPASPAPSDRSLAGMSPDETSCNGDSFGEMVSSPLTQLSLHPSPQHRGTIKEELSGSAPTACLFSMAALQKRLQVAPPSVNKDQMLQEKDKQIEALTCMLRQKQRLVETLRVQLEQGKRGSRDAPPEPLGLVRVKEEPPDIPSIPSTFCPIARSPTPSQCHMEVTKMTIKQEVGDVEEAVEPSLEAPPQQVQLEKIQAQQLEQLKVQQTQQINALQLAQQQALQQLLLQQNQQNLQKHRSQQRKKKSHKQQLKQQQQLLSQQQQQIQSKNQQLLQSKHQQQQILQAQQQPQQLKSQQVSQMFLNQQSRSTTSFPLDLLKTHSTPTLVTDSNGNHFLIALTNHCAESQGSDMPQGTPQGKASNRIILQRLQSTPTKLPSQSPLQLSSSDAQSKPKTQPGLVKQPTRKGQKAGLQMSTNHSPGVALSLSAPPNLQPFFPNDDSSPSEKDTSPSPPAQTEDLSPGLDHEPLFSPPSPKQTPSPNPPDDKDNGSTQHMDDLFDILIQTGEISATFKPAPDPSLARLRPNTPSPSHSQAPSPLQLQLHFSPSTPPEPETHQPDQGEEEELQAPATDDQDVSNTGSGRLEDFLESTTGKPLLGVEPGGPLTLIDDLHNQMLSTPSILDHTSSPMDTYELSGYTANPPGLDFGDHALDSMDWLDITMGGASNEIAGLAPLGPLGPHTPPSVFSADFLDSSDLQLHWDSCL
- the LOC115104261 gene encoding myocardin-related transcription factor A-like isoform X6, with translation MLQLKLQQRRTREELVSQGIMPPLKSPAAFHEQRRSLERARTEDYLKRKIRSRPERSELVRMHILEDHVPDGCWLANPLCAVCSETSVEPSLQAKQLQLKRARLADDLNDKISHRPGPMELIHKNILPVHSSIKQAIIETDFPKVAGEISSFDEDSSDTLSPEQPIGQESPLGHGPLPSPPDVLACNSTPTQFLTQVPPPPPPLPPFYGPQPVKLSNGTAVLRTGPVLIKSQPKPTTERPPQRSKKPKDNKPKVRKLKYHQYIPPDQKADHEPPPQLDSTYAKILQQQQLFLQLQILNQQQQHYNYHTILPAPPKPLTDQPPPTNGPSPSPAVPAPSTSSSSQSAPSRQNVTHVGGATPGSLPPNLDDLKVAELKHELKLRSLPVSGTKNDLIERLRNYQAQQNSRGGGSATTTTAGGATGSGAGASKTNHPTQQQQKQLLKQQQQQLSQHQALSSVVHQSGDAGVVTLATFPFMTTAPQQIMHFGSTSSSPPASPAPSDRSLAGMSPDETSCNGDSFGEMVSSPLTQLSLHPSPQHRGTIKEELSGSAPTACLFSMAALQKRLQVAPPSVNKDQMLQEKDKQIEALTCMLRQKQRLVETLRVQLEQGKRGSRDAPPEPLGLVRVKEEPPDIPSIPSTFCPIARSPTPSQCHMEVTKMTIKQEVGDVEEAVEPSLEAPPQQVQLEKIQAQQLEQLKVQQTQQINALQLAQQQALQQLLLQQNQQNLQKHRSQQRKKKSHKQQLKQQQQLLSQQQQQIQSKNQQLLQSKHQQQQILQAQQQPQQLKSQQVSQMFLNQQSRSTTSFPLDLLKTHSTPTLVTDSNGNHFLIALTNHCAESQGSDMPQGTPQGKASNRIILQRLQSTPTKLPSQSPLQLSSSDAQSKPKTQPGLVKQPTRKGQKAGLQMSTNHSPGVALSLSAPPNLQPFFPNDDSSPSEKDTSPSPPAQTEDLSPGLDHEPLFSPPSPKQTPSPNPPDDKDNGSTQHMDDLFDILIQTGEISATFKPAPDPSLARLRPNTPSPSHSQAPSPLQLQLHFSPSTPPEPETHQPDQGEEEELQAPATDDQDVSNTGSGRLEDFLESTTGKPLLGVEPGGPLTLIDDLHNQMLSTPSILDHTSSPMDTYELSGYTANPPGLDFGDHALDSMDWLDITMGGASNEIAGLAPLGPLGPHTPPSVFSADFLDSSDLQLHWDSCL
- the LOC115104261 gene encoding myocardin-related transcription factor A-like isoform X5; the protein is MLDTNPSLHTDPTSFGHPPISNSMDKQRIRLELERRACQSLREVLQLKLQQRRTREELVSQGIMPPLKSPAAFHEQRRSLERARTEDYLKRKIRSRPERSELVRMHILEETSVEPSLQAKQLQLKRARLADDLNDKISHRPGPMELIHKNILPVHSSIKQAIIETDFPKVAGEISSFDEDSSDTLSPEQPIGQESPLGHGPLPSPPDVLACNSTPTQFLTQVPPPPPPLPPFYGPQPVKLSNGTAVLRTGPVLIKSQPKPTTERPPQRSKKPKDNKPKVRKLKYHQYIPPDQKADHEPPPQLDSTYAKILQQQQLFLQLQILNQQQQHYNYHTILPAPPKPLTDQPPPTNGPSPSPAVPAPSTSSSSQSAPSRQNVTHVGGATPGSLPPNLDDLKVAELKHELKLRSLPVSGTKNDLIERLRNYQAQQNSRGGGSATTTTAGGATGSGAGASKTNHPTQQQQKQLLKQQQQQLSQHQALSSVVHQSGDAGVVTLATFPFMTTAPQQIMHFGSTSSSPPASPAPSDRSLAGMSPDETSCNGDSFGEMVSSPLTQLSLHPSPQHRGTIKEELSGSAPTACLFSMAALQKRLQVAPPSVNKDQMLQEKDKQIEALTCMLRQKQRLVETLRVQLEQGKRGSRDAPPEPLGLVRVKEEPPDIPSIPSTFCPIARSPTPSQCHMEVTKMTIKQEVGDVEEAVEPSLEAPPQQVQLEKIQAQQLEQLKVQQTQQINALQLAQQQALQQLLLQQNQQNLQKHRSQQRKKKSHKQQLKQQQQLLSQQQQQIQSKNQQLLQSKHQQQQILQAQQQPQQLKSQQVSQMFLNQQSRSTTSFPLDLLKTHSTPTLVTDSNGNHFLIALTNHCAESQGSDMPQGTPQGKASNRIILQRLQSTPTKLPSQSPLQLSSSDAQSKPKTQPGLVKQPTRKGQKAGLQMSTNHSPGVALSLSAPPNLQPFFPNDDSSPSEKDTSPSPPAQTEDLSPGLDHEPLFSPPSPKQTPSPNPPDDKDNGSTQHMDDLFDILIQTGEISATFKPAPDPSLARLRPNTPSPSHSQAPSPLQLQLHFSPSTPPEPETHQPDQGEEEELQAPATDDQDVSNTGSGRLEDFLESTTGKPLLGVEPGGPLTLIDDLHNQMLSTPSILDHTSSPMDTYELSGYTANPPGLDFGDHALDSMDWLDITMGGASNEIAGLAPLGPLGPHTPPSVFSADFLDSSDLQLHWDSCL
- the LOC115104261 gene encoding myocardin-related transcription factor B-like isoform X2; its protein translation is MLDTNPSLHTDPTSFGHPPISNSMDKQRIRLELERRACQSLREVLQLKLQQRRTREELVSQGIMPPLKSPAAFHEQRRSLERARTEDYLKRKIRSRPERSELVRMHILEDHVPDGCWLANPLCAVCSETSVEPSLQAKQLQLKRARLADDLNDKISHRPGPMELIHKNILPVHSSIKQAIIETDFPKVAGEISSFDEDSSDTLSPEQPIGQESPLGHGPLPSPPDVLACNSTPTQFLTQVPPPPPPLPPFYGPQPVKLSNGTAVLRTGPVLIKSQPKPTTERPPQRSKKPKDNKPKVRKLKYHQYIPPDQKADHEPPPQLDSTYAKILQQQQLFLQLQILNQQQQHYNYHTILPAPPKPLTDQPPPTNGPSPSPAVPAPSTSSSSQSAPSRQNVTHVGGATPGSLPPNLDDLKVAELKHELKLRSLPVSGTKNDLIERLRNYQAQQNSRGGGSATTTTAGGATGSGAGASKTNHPTQQQQKQLLKQQQQQLSQHQALSSVVHQSGDAGVVTLATFPFMTTAPQQIMHFGSTSSSPPASPAPSDRSLAGMSPDETSCNGDSFGEMVSSPLTQLSLHPSPQHRGTIKEELSGSAPTACLFSMAALQKRLQVAPPSVNKDQMLQEKDKQIEALTCMLRQKQRLVETLRVQLEQGKRGSRDAPPEPLGLVRVKEEPPDIPSIPSTFCPIARSPTPSQCHMEVTKMTIKQEVGDVEEAVEPSLEAPPQQVQLEKIQAQQLEQLKVQQTQQINALQLAQQQALQQLLLQQNQQNLQKHRSQQRKKKSHKQQLKQQQQLLSQQQQQIQSKNQQLLQSKHQQQQILQAQQQPQQLKSQQVSQMFLNQQSRSTTSFPLDLLKTHSTPTLVTDSNGNHFLIALTNHCAESQGSDMPQGTPQGKASNRIILQRLQSTPTKLPSQSPLQLSSSDAQSKPKTQPGLVKQPTRKGQKAGLQMSTNHSPGVALSLSAPPNLQPFFPNDDSSPSEKDTSPSPPAQTEDLSPGLDHEPLFSPPSPKQTPSPNPPDDKDNGSTQHMDDLFDILIQTGEISATFKPAPDPSLARLRPNTPSPSHSQAPSPLQLQLHFSPSTPPEPETHQPDQGEEEELQAPATDDQDVSNTGSGRLEDFLESTTGKPLLGVEPGGPLTLIDDLHNQMLSTPSILDHTSSPMDTYELSGYTANPPGLDFGDHALDSMDWLDITMGGASNEIAGLAPLGPLGPHTPPSVFSADFLDSSDLQLHWDSCL
- the LOC115104261 gene encoding myocardin-related transcription factor B-like isoform X4: MHYIHLQHGCNRPCISSQGEEHGTETVLLQLKLQQRRTREELVSQGIMPPLKSPAAFHEQRRSLERARTEDYLKRKIRSRPERSELVRMHILEDHVPDGCWLANPLCAVCSETSVEPSLQAKQLQLKRARLADDLNDKISHRPGPMELIHKNILPVHSSIKQAIIETDFPKVAGEISSFDEDSSDTLSPEQPIGQESPLGHGPLPSPPDVLACNSTPTQFLTQVPPPPPPLPPFYGPQPVKLSNGTAVLRTGPVLIKSQPKPTTERPPQRSKKPKDNKPKVRKLKYHQYIPPDQKADHEPPPQLDSTYAKILQQQQLFLQLQILNQQQQHYNYHTILPAPPKPLTDQPPPTNGPSPSPAVPAPSTSSSSQSAPSRQNVTHVGGATPGSLPPNLDDLKVAELKHELKLRSLPVSGTKNDLIERLRNYQAQQNSRGGGSATTTTAGGATGSGAGASKTNHPTQQQQKQLLKQQQQQLSQHQALSSVVHQSGDAGVVTLATFPFMTTAPQQIMHFGSTSSSPPASPAPSDRSLAGMSPDETSCNGDSFGEMVSSPLTQLSLHPSPQHRGTIKEELSGSAPTACLFSMAALQKRLQVAPPSVNKDQMLQEKDKQIEALTCMLRQKQRLVETLRVQLEQGKRGSRDAPPEPLGLVRVKEEPPDIPSIPSTFCPIARSPTPSQCHMEVTKMTIKQEVGDVEEAVEPSLEAPPQQVQLEKIQAQQLEQLKVQQTQQINALQLAQQQALQQLLLQQNQQNLQKHRSQQRKKKSHKQQLKQQQQLLSQQQQQIQSKNQQLLQSKHQQQQILQAQQQPQQLKSQQVSQMFLNQQSRSTTSFPLDLLKTHSTPTLVTDSNGNHFLIALTNHCAESQGSDMPQGTPQGKASNRIILQRLQSTPTKLPSQSPLQLSSSDAQSKPKTQPGLVKQPTRKGQKAGLQMSTNHSPGVALSLSAPPNLQPFFPNDDSSPSEKDTSPSPPAQTEDLSPGLDHEPLFSPPSPKQTPSPNPPDDKDNGSTQHMDDLFDILIQTGEISATFKPAPDPSLARLRPNTPSPSHSQAPSPLQLQLHFSPSTPPEPETHQPDQGEEEELQAPATDDQDVSNTGSGRLEDFLESTTGKPLLGVEPGGPLTLIDDLHNQMLSTPSILDHTSSPMDTYELSGYTANPPGLDFGDHALDSMDWLDITMGGASNEIAGLAPLGPLGPHTPPSVFSADFLDSSDLQLHWDSCL
- the LOC115104261 gene encoding myocardin-related transcription factor B-like isoform X3, with the translated sequence MEAQAGEESGPSGSAPASSDSAPSPHSEAVTNELQELSLQPAPNLLPLRDRKNVLQLKLQQRRTREELVSQGIMPPLKSPAAFHEQRRSLERARTEDYLKRKIRSRPERSELVRMHILEETSVEPSLQAKQLQLKRARLADDLNDKISHRPGPMELIHKNILPVHSSIKQAIIETDFPKVAGEISSFDEDSSDTLSPEQPIGQESPLGHGPLPSPPDVLACNSTPTQFLTQVPPPPPPLPPFYGPQPVKLSNGTAVLRTGPVLIKSQPKPTTERPPQRSKKPKDNKPKVRKLKYHQYIPPDQKADHEPPPQLDSTYAKILQQQQLFLQLQILNQQQQHYNYHTILPAPPKPLTDQPPPTNGPSPSPAVPAPSTSSSSQSAPSRQNVTHVGGATPGSLPPNLDDLKVAELKHELKLRSLPVSGTKNDLIERLRNYQAQQNSRGGGSATTTTAGGATGSGAGASKTNHPTQQQQKQLLKQQQQQLSQHQALSSVVHQSGDAGVVTLATFPFMTTAPQQIMHFGSTSSSPPASPAPSDRSLAGMSPDETSCNGDSFGEMVSSPLTQLSLHPSPQHRGTIKEELSGSAPTACLFSMAALQKRLQVAPPSVNKDQMLQEKDKQIEALTCMLRQKQRLVETLRVQLEQGKRGSRDAPPEPLGLVRVKEEPPDIPSIPSTFCPIARSPTPSQCHMEVTKMTIKQEVGDVEEAVEPSLEAPPQQVQLEKIQAQQLEQLKVQQTQQINALQLAQQQALQQLLLQQNQQNLQKHRSQQRKKKSHKQQLKQQQQLLSQQQQQIQSKNQQLLQSKHQQQQILQAQQQPQQLKSQQVSQMFLNQQSRSTTSFPLDLLKTHSTPTLVTDSNGNHFLIALTNHCAESQGSDMPQGTPQGKASNRIILQRLQSTPTKLPSQSPLQLSSSDAQSKPKTQPGLVKQPTRKGQKAGLQMSTNHSPGVALSLSAPPNLQPFFPNDDSSPSEKDTSPSPPAQTEDLSPGLDHEPLFSPPSPKQTPSPNPPDDKDNGSTQHMDDLFDILIQTGEISATFKPAPDPSLARLRPNTPSPSHSQAPSPLQLQLHFSPSTPPEPETHQPDQGEEEELQAPATDDQDVSNTGSGRLEDFLESTTGKPLLGVEPGGPLTLIDDLHNQMLSTPSILDHTSSPMDTYELSGYTANPPGLDFGDHALDSMDWLDITMGGASNEIAGLAPLGPLGPHTPPSVFSADFLDSSDLQLHWDSCL
- the LOC115104261 gene encoding myocardin-related transcription factor B-like isoform X1, giving the protein MEAQAGEESGPSGSAPASSDSAPSPHSEAVTNELQELSLQPAPNLLPLRDRKNVLQLKLQQRRTREELVSQGIMPPLKSPAAFHEQRRSLERARTEDYLKRKIRSRPERSELVRMHILEDHVPDGCWLANPLCAVCSETSVEPSLQAKQLQLKRARLADDLNDKISHRPGPMELIHKNILPVHSSIKQAIIETDFPKVAGEISSFDEDSSDTLSPEQPIGQESPLGHGPLPSPPDVLACNSTPTQFLTQVPPPPPPLPPFYGPQPVKLSNGTAVLRTGPVLIKSQPKPTTERPPQRSKKPKDNKPKVRKLKYHQYIPPDQKADHEPPPQLDSTYAKILQQQQLFLQLQILNQQQQHYNYHTILPAPPKPLTDQPPPTNGPSPSPAVPAPSTSSSSQSAPSRQNVTHVGGATPGSLPPNLDDLKVAELKHELKLRSLPVSGTKNDLIERLRNYQAQQNSRGGGSATTTTAGGATGSGAGASKTNHPTQQQQKQLLKQQQQQLSQHQALSSVVHQSGDAGVVTLATFPFMTTAPQQIMHFGSTSSSPPASPAPSDRSLAGMSPDETSCNGDSFGEMVSSPLTQLSLHPSPQHRGTIKEELSGSAPTACLFSMAALQKRLQVAPPSVNKDQMLQEKDKQIEALTCMLRQKQRLVETLRVQLEQGKRGSRDAPPEPLGLVRVKEEPPDIPSIPSTFCPIARSPTPSQCHMEVTKMTIKQEVGDVEEAVEPSLEAPPQQVQLEKIQAQQLEQLKVQQTQQINALQLAQQQALQQLLLQQNQQNLQKHRSQQRKKKSHKQQLKQQQQLLSQQQQQIQSKNQQLLQSKHQQQQILQAQQQPQQLKSQQVSQMFLNQQSRSTTSFPLDLLKTHSTPTLVTDSNGNHFLIALTNHCAESQGSDMPQGTPQGKASNRIILQRLQSTPTKLPSQSPLQLSSSDAQSKPKTQPGLVKQPTRKGQKAGLQMSTNHSPGVALSLSAPPNLQPFFPNDDSSPSEKDTSPSPPAQTEDLSPGLDHEPLFSPPSPKQTPSPNPPDDKDNGSTQHMDDLFDILIQTGEISATFKPAPDPSLARLRPNTPSPSHSQAPSPLQLQLHFSPSTPPEPETHQPDQGEEEELQAPATDDQDVSNTGSGRLEDFLESTTGKPLLGVEPGGPLTLIDDLHNQMLSTPSILDHTSSPMDTYELSGYTANPPGLDFGDHALDSMDWLDITMGGASNEIAGLAPLGPLGPHTPPSVFSADFLDSSDLQLHWDSCL